From a region of the Armatimonadota bacterium genome:
- a CDS encoding DNA translocase FtsK 4TM domain-containing protein yields the protein MPTTSTRSSKSAAVRKIEADTPHRTYDATGIGLLAISAIVFVALWAGNGGLLGDSLATFFRTLFGTGAWAVPLALAIAGVAFLAGKVSVGTARISWGASLMFLGCVGAIARPISNDFFDPETVQATGGYIGATVAWGLHRLLAGGSTIGIVALLLIGFVLCLDAPLRTIFASVKNRIASRAGKDSVPKSMSGRKARKKRAEIVSREAAESEEETQSVIAIPKPKKAKKHAVVEMSGGSAGPKAGYTLPPLSLLEDVQPAGKKSPKEIQVNIETLEATLEQFGIDATVSEVATGPTITRFEIQVGPGVRVNRITGLADNIAMNLAASHVRVEAPIPGKNAIGVEVPTKHRSIVSLKEMAESLEFHDQKSKLTLALGKDVSGVEVYTDLARMPHLLIGGSTNSGKSICLMGIIMSLILQHSPKELRLVMIDPKRVELTVFEGLPHLMCPIVTSAKEAPGTLRAVWREMDRRYDTFSERGVRNIEGWNSAVGEDEKMPYIVVIIDELADLMMQAAADVETCICRLAQLARATGIHLVIATQRPSVDVITGTIKANVSSRIAFAMASQIDSRTIIDQPGAEKLIGRGDMLFLPIDAAKPKRIQGCYTSEKEMRAVCDHWRAQEKPQYVLTPVKFAIEEKEGRMRQQEDEDPLWEEAVRWVVDRKQASTSMMQRKFSIGFQRASRLLDMMEERNIVGKRDGPRPREVLLDFGQVEVMFTPGAELAPVPDGELLEWDEA from the coding sequence ATGCCGACGACCTCAACACGCTCCTCAAAGAGCGCCGCCGTACGGAAAATAGAAGCCGATACGCCACATCGGACCTACGATGCGACGGGCATCGGTCTCCTCGCGATTTCAGCTATCGTCTTCGTCGCGCTTTGGGCTGGCAACGGCGGCTTACTGGGCGACTCGCTCGCCACCTTCTTCCGAACGCTTTTTGGCACGGGCGCCTGGGCGGTTCCTCTTGCGCTCGCGATCGCCGGGGTTGCGTTCTTGGCTGGGAAAGTGTCCGTTGGAACCGCTCGAATTTCCTGGGGCGCGTCGCTCATGTTCCTGGGTTGTGTCGGTGCGATAGCCCGCCCGATATCAAACGACTTCTTCGACCCAGAGACGGTGCAGGCCACAGGAGGTTACATCGGCGCGACCGTTGCGTGGGGTTTGCACCGCCTGCTCGCCGGCGGCAGCACGATCGGCATCGTCGCGCTGCTCTTGATCGGTTTCGTCCTCTGTTTGGACGCTCCGCTGCGCACGATCTTTGCGAGCGTCAAAAACAGGATCGCCAGTCGCGCCGGAAAGGATTCAGTGCCGAAGTCGATGTCTGGGCGCAAGGCTCGCAAGAAACGAGCTGAGATCGTTAGTCGCGAAGCTGCGGAATCTGAGGAGGAAACACAGAGCGTCATCGCAATACCGAAACCGAAGAAGGCGAAGAAGCATGCTGTCGTCGAGATGTCGGGGGGTTCCGCAGGGCCGAAGGCTGGCTATACGCTGCCTCCGCTATCGCTTCTTGAAGACGTACAGCCTGCCGGCAAGAAGTCCCCGAAGGAGATTCAGGTGAACATCGAAACGCTCGAAGCCACGCTCGAGCAGTTCGGCATCGATGCCACCGTTTCAGAGGTCGCGACCGGGCCGACGATCACCAGGTTTGAAATCCAGGTAGGCCCCGGAGTGCGCGTGAACCGGATCACCGGGCTCGCCGACAACATCGCCATGAACCTCGCTGCGAGCCATGTTCGGGTCGAGGCGCCGATCCCCGGCAAGAACGCGATAGGCGTCGAAGTTCCGACCAAACACCGAAGCATCGTCAGCCTAAAGGAGATGGCAGAGAGCTTGGAGTTCCACGATCAAAAGTCCAAGCTCACACTCGCCTTGGGAAAGGACGTTTCCGGCGTGGAAGTGTATACGGACCTTGCGCGCATGCCGCATCTGCTGATCGGCGGCTCCACGAACAGCGGCAAGTCGATCTGTCTGATGGGCATCATCATGTCGCTGATCCTCCAGCACTCGCCGAAGGAGCTGCGGCTGGTCATGATCGATCCGAAGCGGGTCGAGCTAACGGTATTTGAAGGGCTTCCCCACCTCATGTGCCCGATCGTGACGAGCGCCAAGGAAGCGCCGGGCACTTTGCGCGCGGTCTGGCGAGAGATGGATCGACGGTACGACACGTTCAGCGAGCGCGGCGTGAGGAACATCGAAGGCTGGAACTCCGCGGTCGGCGAGGACGAGAAGATGCCGTACATCGTCGTGATCATCGACGAACTGGCCGACCTGATGATGCAGGCCGCCGCCGATGTCGAGACGTGCATCTGTCGGCTGGCGCAGCTCGCGCGCGCGACCGGCATTCATCTCGTCATCGCAACGCAGCGGCCGAGCGTCGACGTCATCACCGGCACGATCAAGGCGAACGTCAGCTCGCGCATCGCTTTCGCAATGGCTTCGCAGATCGACTCGCGCACGATCATCGACCAACCGGGCGCCGAAAAGCTCATCGGTCGCGGCGACATGCTCTTCCTGCCGATCGACGCCGCCAAACCGAAGCGAATCCAAGGTTGCTACACCAGCGAAAAGGAGATGAGGGCGGTCTGCGACCATTGGCGGGCGCAGGAGAAACCGCAGTACGTTCTGACCCCGGTCAAGTTCGCAATCGAAGAGAAGGAGGGCAGGATGCGCCAGCAGGAGGACGAAGATCCGCTCTGGGAAGAGGCTGTGCGCTGGGTCGTCGACCGCAAGCAGGCATCGACCTCGATGATGCAGCGCAAGTTCTCGATCGGCTTCCAACGCGCCTCGCGCCTGCTGGACATGATGGAAGAGCGCAACATCGTCGGCAAACGAGACGGCCCGCGCCCGCGCGAAGTCCTGCTCGACTTCGGCCAGGTCGAAGTGATGTTCACCCCTGGGGCAGAGCTCGCACCCGTACCTGACGGCGAGTTGCTTGAGTGGGACGAAGCGTAA
- a CDS encoding rod shape-determining protein RodA: protein MSRSVEARRPFAPGDTGLRPAVDPWLIISAAILVVIGLTALFSIDDAGSSGFFPRQLILATIGLIPFFVFWRVNPAVWHKASWILYAVNLLLLMAVLVIGASSGGSQRWLGIGPIQFQPSELSKLLLALTLASFYANRFESVKKLWVFALSFLHVLPPMLLVFKQPHLGGVMTLIAIWLIISIVAGVPWKYFVVLFVGSITLGLVTWNAPGVLMDYQRERVIGFIRPDPQVSGYQQHRALIAIAGGKVTGEGYLRGGQKAGGYIPEQQTDFILTVIGEEGGLIGCLITLSVFGLFFYSAWRVAFLAPTLFTRLAASGVLGYLVFHTFVNLGMNLALMPVVGLWLPFISYGGSALWLCMASLGLLASIR from the coding sequence ATGAGCCGCTCGGTCGAAGCGAGACGCCCTTTCGCACCTGGTGACACAGGCCTCAGACCTGCGGTAGACCCCTGGCTCATTATCTCTGCGGCGATCCTAGTCGTTATCGGTCTGACTGCGCTTTTCAGCATCGATGACGCTGGCTCAAGCGGCTTCTTCCCACGACAGCTGATTTTGGCAACTATCGGGTTGATCCCATTCTTCGTCTTCTGGCGGGTGAACCCGGCCGTGTGGCATAAGGCGTCGTGGATTCTGTACGCCGTGAACCTGCTGCTGCTCATGGCGGTCCTTGTAATCGGAGCGAGTTCCGGTGGTTCGCAGCGTTGGCTGGGCATCGGACCGATTCAGTTCCAACCGAGCGAACTGAGCAAGCTCCTCTTAGCCCTGACCCTTGCCAGCTTCTACGCGAACCGGTTCGAATCCGTGAAGAAACTGTGGGTCTTCGCCCTGTCGTTCCTGCACGTGCTGCCACCGATGCTGCTTGTGTTCAAACAGCCGCACCTGGGCGGCGTGATGACGCTAATCGCGATCTGGCTGATCATCAGTATCGTCGCAGGCGTTCCATGGAAGTACTTCGTCGTGCTTTTCGTCGGATCGATCACGCTTGGGCTGGTCACTTGGAACGCGCCGGGGGTACTGATGGATTACCAACGCGAGCGCGTCATCGGCTTCATCCGACCGGATCCGCAAGTCAGCGGATACCAACAGCACAGAGCGCTCATTGCAATTGCAGGCGGAAAGGTCACGGGCGAGGGGTACTTGCGCGGGGGTCAAAAAGCCGGTGGCTACATCCCTGAACAACAGACCGACTTTATACTGACCGTCATCGGAGAGGAGGGCGGTTTAATCGGCTGTCTCATCACGCTTTCCGTGTTCGGCCTGTTCTTCTACAGCGCATGGCGAGTCGCCTTTCTTGCGCCCACCTTGTTCACGCGATTGGCCGCTTCGGGGGTGCTGGGCTACCTCGTGTTCCACACGTTCGTAAACCTCGGCATGAATCTGGCGCTGATGCCGGTAGTGGGTCTGTGGCTGCCGTTCATCAGCTACGGCGGGTCTGCGCTGTGGCTTTGTATGGCTTCCCTGGGCCTTCTCGCCTCAATCAGGTAG
- a CDS encoding MoxR family ATPase: MKVAAAAASVREQVGKAVVGQERAVDYVLIAFLADGHVLLEGVPGLAKTLLVRTLAYVLGLEFKRIQFTPDLMPSDVIGTNVFDQKRVEFKLRKGPIFTSVLLADEINRTPPKTQAALLEAMEERRVTIDGDTMDLPFPFIVFATQNPIDFEGTYPLPEAQQDRFLLKVLLDYPLPDQEQTLLRRFHAGFRSQTLEDVGLEQVFGVEELKELRRECDAVRIEDKIFSYIYEIVSATRSSNDVLIGASPRAGLALVAGSKALAAMRNRDFVIPDDVKELALPVMRHRVLIRPEVELEGMTVDQVLTKLVDAQVVPR, encoded by the coding sequence ATGAAGGTTGCGGCGGCGGCGGCGAGCGTGCGCGAGCAGGTAGGAAAGGCAGTTGTTGGGCAGGAGCGGGCTGTCGATTACGTACTGATCGCCTTCCTAGCCGACGGCCATGTTCTCCTGGAGGGCGTGCCGGGGCTGGCAAAGACGCTTCTTGTCCGCACCCTCGCATATGTGCTGGGGCTCGAGTTCAAGAGAATTCAATTCACGCCGGACCTAATGCCGAGCGACGTGATCGGTACCAACGTGTTCGATCAAAAGCGAGTCGAGTTCAAGCTGCGAAAGGGGCCGATCTTCACCTCCGTGCTGCTGGCCGACGAGATCAACCGCACGCCGCCCAAGACGCAGGCCGCCCTGCTCGAAGCGATGGAAGAGCGAAGGGTGACGATCGACGGCGATACGATGGACCTTCCGTTTCCGTTCATCGTCTTCGCAACGCAGAATCCGATCGACTTCGAGGGTACGTACCCGCTGCCAGAGGCGCAACAGGATCGCTTCTTGCTCAAGGTGCTGCTCGACTATCCGCTGCCAGATCAAGAGCAGACGCTCTTGCGCAGATTCCATGCCGGATTTAGATCGCAGACCCTCGAAGACGTGGGGCTGGAGCAGGTGTTCGGCGTGGAAGAGCTGAAGGAGCTGCGGCGCGAATGCGACGCCGTGAGGATCGAGGACAAGATCTTCTCCTACATCTACGAGATCGTTAGCGCAACGCGGTCAAGCAACGATGTGTTAATCGGCGCCAGCCCGCGCGCAGGACTAGCGCTGGTCGCTGGCTCAAAAGCGCTTGCGGCGATGCGGAACCGCGATTTCGTCATACCGGACGACGTCAAGGAGCTGGCACTGCCGGTCATGCGACACCGCGTGCTGATTCGTCCGGAGGTAGAGCTGGAAGGAATGACCGTCGATCAGGTTCTGACTAAGCTCGTCGATGCCCAAGTCGTTCCGAGGTAA